The DNA segment TTGGAATTGGGCCGCGGCAGGCAGGTCGGGCAGTGTCACTGCTAGAAGATAATGTGTCGTGGTGGCGGGTTGTTTACGCCGACGGAACACTCGTGACATGCCATGCAGGTCAAGCCCGAGCATTACTAGAAGCTGAAGATGTTCCATTCTATAACGACCGTGTGGACATGACTAAGATGCGGCTCTCGTACCCCGATTAACTTGAGTGAGTGAGGGAGTGAGTCGAGCACGCTCATTGGATGTCTCACCGGTCACGGGAGTTGCCGTGTTCTGGGATAGGGGTCAAGTATCTACTTATGATTTTTTATGGACCGTGTGACCCTGCCTGGCTCTTCTTGAGCAGGTAACGGAAAGGGTTCTAACGGGTGTAGGGGGATGAGCACGGTTTCGCTAAACCTGGCAAGTGAGGACCGGTCCTGCCATTCATCCACTGTCGGCCCCTTGGCGTTGCGGCTGTCGATTTCAAAGATCTCCTGCGTATCGGAGACGTTACCGTGAGAAATAAATGTGTTGGTAGACAGCGGTCTGACGAAAAGCCGGCTTTGGGAACCATATCGGCGATGGTCCATGGTGCCGCACCGGTCCTAGTCGCTTGGAAAAAATCCTGATGACTGGGTGGGTTTTGTCATCATCAAAAGTGGTCGTTGTAGTGTCGATGAGGTCCGTGATTGCCGCGCGCATGTTCTTGATTCCTCCCACAGAATACTTGCGGCGATGAAGAGTGCCGCAGCAGCATCTGCCCACCAGAATCCTAAACCGATTCTTTCTACACCAACGATCGATCCAGCCGCACCCATGCCGTCACCTTGCTGGATGCCGTCTACGCTATACCCCTGGCTCTGGGCACACGTCGACTTGTTGCAGACTACGCAACGGCGGCGCTAGTAACGATAAGTAATTGATCGCCTAAGAAACCGCAGGGTAAGGATTCTGCCGCAGCAAGCGCGCAAGATGCGCCGCATGGGCGGCGGCCGTACGATTGGTGCTGGCGACCGCCTCCGGAGTTTCTTCAAGGTCCTGATAGTCCCGGTAATCGCTGCCCACAGCATCGTTCCAGTACGTTGTGGTTTGGCCAGCCAACGTGAACCCAACGTCGTTGAGTGCTTGGAAGAGTATGCCACTGATGTGGTGAGCGCCGTCTTCATTGCCCACGATCACCGCGATGGCCACCTTACCCAGCGTTAGCATGCGGCCCTGCTCGTCCTTTTCCGAGAGTTCGGCGTCCAACCTCTCTAGTACGCGCTGCGCAACGCTGGAGTGCTGCCCCATCCAAGTAGGTGTGGCCAGCACTAAAATGTCCGCTGACATCACTTGCTCTCGAATGTTCGGCCAAGCATCGCCGTCACCCATATCTAACTCGACACCTGGGTGCACGTCGTGGTCGACGACGCGGATGACCGATCCAATGACACCATGCTCCGACAGGGCTTCCATCACCTGTTCTGCAAGCAGTTGACTACTTGATGGCGCCGGCGAAGGAGACAGGGTGCAAACCAGCGCGATAGCTCGAAGTTGGTCGTCGGACATGAGGACTCCTAAGGTTTGAAGGCAACACTTGGTACGGCCAACTTAGTCTGCACCCGCTGAACGGTCAACGAAAATTCTGCGGTGCAGTTCTGCAGGAACTTATTACTTTCACCCGTTAGTATGCAAATAACGCACACATGGCATGGGAACGCGAAGAGGAGCCAGTTATGGAACCTGTTTTAGAAGTTGAGCCTGGAAAGGGTGGCATCACTCGGCGGGTTGCCGGACGTGGTTTCACTTATGTTTGGGCCAATGGCAGGCGCGTTTCCTCAGCTCCGCAGCTTGAACATATCCGGGCGTTAGCGGTC comes from the Arthrobacter sp. TMP15 genome and includes:
- a CDS encoding MGMT family protein, with the translated sequence MRINTAVVEEVRAVVAAICVGCVVTYGEIGQAVGIGPRQAGRAVSLLEDNVSWWRVVYADGTLVTCHAGQARALLEAEDVPFYNDRVDMTKMRLSYPD
- a CDS encoding NAD(P)H-dependent oxidoreductase; translated protein: MSDDQLRAIALVCTLSPSPAPSSSQLLAEQVMEALSEHGVIGSVIRVVDHDVHPGVELDMGDGDAWPNIREQVMSADILVLATPTWMGQHSSVAQRVLERLDAELSEKDEQGRMLTLGKVAIAVIVGNEDGAHHISGILFQALNDVGFTLAGQTTTYWNDAVGSDYRDYQDLEETPEAVASTNRTAAAHAAHLARLLRQNPYPAVS